Genomic window (Culex pipiens pallens isolate TS chromosome 3, TS_CPP_V2, whole genome shotgun sequence):
agaatggcaccattatcactacactgggacactacaaaaaatactgaaaacttctttttacttaaaatataggaaatgttagtaaaaaacaagtcaaacttccattCAGAAgatttttgatgatattttacaaattatgcaattcgaaatgctcaaatttatatTCCGGTAATTCTTTAACGTACAATCagttgaatattatttttttttcattttgttaacaaaatcatttgggtaattctccgccaactcacacagcagttgccccgacccctcttcgatttgcgtgaaacattgtcctaaggggtaacttttgtctctgatcacgaatccgaagtccgttttttgatatctcgtgacggagggaaggtacgaccccttccatttttgagcatgcgaaaaaagaggtgtttttcaataatttgcagcctgaaacggtgatgaggaaatttggtgtcaaagggacttttatctaaaattagacgcccgatttgatggcgtactcagagttcaaaaaaatatcattgaaaaaatacttaaaaagttttaaaaattctctcattttccgttactcgactgtaaaaaaatttggcacatttgattttatggaaaatttaatgtacttttcgaatctacaatgactcaaaagggtcatttttttcatttagatcaaaatttttcattttacaatttcgtgttttttttctaactttgcagggatattttttagagagtaacaatgttttacaatgttgtagagcagacaattacaaaaaaaattatatatagacataaggggtttgctaataaaaatcatgagttattgcgattttacgaaaaaaagttttgaaaatgttggtcgtcgttgatcatggccttcatggtcacccgcgacagacacggacgacgaaacaaagagaaacgcaaaaagtaaccttttcaaaactttttttcgtaaaatcgcgataactcgggaTGTTTACtggcaaaccccttatgtctatatattaaaatttttgtaaatggtctgctctacaactttgtagaacattgttacactccaaaaaataaccctgcaaagttagaaaaaaacacgaaattgtaaaatgaaaaattatgttctaaatgaaaaaatgacccttctgagtcaatgtagattcgaaaagtacattaaatttcccataaaatgctctgaaattttttttccgtcgagtaacggaaaatgggaaaattttaaaactttttcagtgttttgttcgatgaaaaatacgttttttaggaattctgagtacgccatcaaatcgggcgtctaatttaacataaaagtctccttgacaccaaatttctatctcatcaccgtttcaggctgcaaattattgaataacacctcttttttcgcatgctcaaaaatggaaggggtcatatctctcctccgtcatgagatatcaaaaaacggacctgggattcgtgatcagagacaaaagttaccccttaggacaaagtttcacgcaaatcgaagaggggtcggggcaacttttcccgatttcgtgtgagttggtggagaattacccatttacttTTTAGATTAGTTTTTATAATcattattttatgtgaaattgcattttcaattattaaaaacaaaatttaagactaattttttttggaaatgtaataaatatttttaaaaaaaaataatcatgccATCTTGCAACATTTCTTTCAAAGACCgaagttgaaaaaaagaaccgcggttcatTTTTTGTGAGctacggttcgttcgctctttccAGTGAACCGGCTcattgagcggctcgctctattgttgcccacctctaataaaacaataaaacattaAACCATTGAtctaaaacatagaaaaaaaactgacatatcaaaattaaaactaTATAAATCATTAATTACTTGGAACGttatcaattttgtaaattacaATACTGACAGCAGTCTTAGCACCATCTCTCAATCACCATTCTCTCTCATTCGCGTGCAAGTTAGGACACCAACGCGCATGCGAGAGACTTCCAGAAAGAGAGAGACCAAGAACAAAGAGAAACGGAGAGAGAAAAGACATGTGATCAAGAGCGTGCGAATTCGCCGCGTTCGTCAATGATTGCCTCATTCTGTTGTGTTGGTGGCCCACCCCTGTATTCTGCGAATTGTCTGCCGTTGATTGTCATCAGCGCCGTTGAGTTGTGTATTCTACGCCACCCCCACCGCCTTGCCAGCCACCGTGAATCAAACCTCTGCTTCTCTTTCACTTTCTTCCGATTGTGGCAGGCCGCAACATTGGCAAACAAACTTCTATTAAGTTGATTCACTCAACCACCGACTCCCGCTTGTTtgccaagtgtgtgtgtgtgtgttgggtgAATGTGGGGGTGTTTTCTTTATCACTGATGAATTGACTATGTATGAGAGTCGTAATAAAATGGGCATTGTTATCGCACTGAATTGAGACTTGCGCTGGCCTTGTCCTTGTGTGGGAATGCTGCTGATTGATCTCAAGTGGATTTGCAAGGCTAGATTGATTTGACTTCCGTGAGGAGAGCGGAAGTAGGAAACGAAAAGGATGGGGGAAAGAGCGCAGCTGGAACGGAATTGCTGATGATGCTGGATGTATTTATGCTGTGCGTGTGGCTTACTTTGTTGTTCAACACCTCTGTACTGCTTTTTGTTTGTTAAGTCGTTGTTGGTTGCATGAAAATCATGTTGCCTTGTTATTAAGGGTGTTGTGGCAACATCTGTCCCTAAGGGccaaaatgtatgaagaaaagcaactgttgattttttttatcgagcaCTGGGGGATactcggatttggaccaccctaatgtacatcGAAACGTAAACGAGAATTGTTCCCGATTTTTACATGGGAGGGTACAAATAAAAATCGTAATTGTtaaacattacatttacatcTGCTGAATATTATAAAAATCCAATTTGATTCAGTTTTGAATGATGGAATTCTTACAAAAGAAGGATTGGAAATTTCaaggaaaattatttttcaacatccAAAAATAAGCGAATCATAAGTTGAAAACAAAGGGTGGTTTggaaacaaaatatattttccgatgtttgtattttgttagACTATTTCtcaacaatttttgtaaaagttattgaatgttttaaattttcttttaaaattaaattgaaagttcCATTTTGTAAgcagtaaaaaatcaaaataagtttttttttaaataaatttgatgaaGACTACACCGAAAGGGGATCCATCGAACTAGCGAATTATCTCAACCTTCAAAGAAATCCGTACTAAATTCTTGATCGGGCGAAAACTTTTATGCAAACAAGACCATAAAGTACGTTACGCTTACAattagcccccccccccccccccccccccccaataaTTTttcggctcaaactttgtgggagccttccgtatgaccaaagaagctgttTTGTGACATTGGTTTACCCgtaaaaatttccatacaattgtggcagctgtccatacaaaaatagtacgtaattattcgaaaatctgttacttttgaatgaattttcagaTCAATTTGGTGCCTTGGTCAAAGTTGGTGGTATTGTTgagaaatattcagaaaaaattggtacagggaaaaaaattgccaatttttaactaacttttttttacaaaaacttatGTTTCtcaaaacctattttttattttagagacTTTtagatacagtatgtaaaaaatggGTAtaggtctcgtggcgcaggggtagcggcttcggctgccgatcccgatgatgctatgagacgcgagttcgattcccgccttatccactgagcttctatcggatggtgaagtaaaacgtcggtcccggtttctcctgtctcgtcagaggcgctggagcagaaatcccacgttagaggaaggccatgccccggggggcgtcgtgccaatagtttcgttttttttttcatagtttcatgtaaaaaaagtatttacaccccttgggcactatgcacattttgtgatgaaacatgtaacaatttaaagtttgacagaaacttagtactacgttttgttcagaaactcatgccgaacattttgctacaaaaagctcatgaaaagatatGTACTATAAAAAGTTacataacaaatactattacaaaaataaaaaaggtgcaaaaaaagtttgtacacctttcgaaaaataacatatataaataacataatagaaatcaccataaatccagtctcccaactccaaataggcttccttgactgattaaaaaaataatttggattaaatataaagtttactaactacttagtataaaagtttatataactctggaaattctttataaaacttgcctaaacttaattttgcaaactttcaatttaactaaatgtcaatgaaaaaaaatcagaaaatttgctatgaaattgtctaagagccattgaaaattggacctttGGTTGATGGGATACAGCGGCttacagaaaaagaaaaaagaaaattgatgttttctatgtccctccattttctaatgtcgatatctcagcaagtaatggtccgattttcaatgttaatgtatATATTCGTGATATTTtcgaatcttttcgaaaacaatcgatgaattattttaaatcaagacatttcaaaagggccaaacattcaatattacgtgaAGTTcacttcccaagtaacatttttaaaccaactagccaccatcaagttttattaaggttttattgttgtatcttgattgcttaatagttttatttggacatttatcgcaaccaacaagcaagagctaattgttgtagctgtcaagtgccattaggcatgtaaaaagctcacttaaaaccataagctcctaaaagagcatttatcgcggccaaatagcagtgcataaatatggcgctaaacgcgtgctctgattgaatacgattgaccgccatcttgattgaaaaaatagaaaactgaaaatttgatttaaatttgatgaaaacacacatttatgctgaatttctggtatgatttatatagcgatagatgttttaaaatattttgaacatttttttcaaagaattgcaatcaaatattttttaacattaaacactatgattacaaCATATTcctaagtaacatttttttccaggagttttacaagagctcttcaagatagctacagcttagcagtttggaccgcggtaggataaaattctcttcaaaacttcttcaggagttgggaagagtacttgaagagctattttgaagagctcttgtagaactcctgaaaaaaatgttacttgggattgatttttgataaagcgagttgaattttttggctcaatctcctcaataaaatttcaaccgcagcttaatttgagccatcaattgcgagaaataagctttcaaattatttcgattacctctaatatctattatttatcatcgccatttttgacaaccgtATCCATAatatcatttggcaagacgaagacttatttttgccaaaataaaacctttttggcataagacgtttgaagacgtatgaaatgtcatttttctataactcctgactaggtttcaacaaaggttttatcaaggctttgaggatgctgttaggattcagttgtaaaagccttgaactcctatgtaggttttataaataggccgtaacaaccttttgcggaggtcctttggggttttaagtggggtttatcaaggttctggggagtttgttacgactaaggggttttaatgttggttttggctgataggttttatagcggttgtgacagctttgataaagcctaaaatgttacttgggtaatgcagatgactcgggccaggcacaatccacgactccctcgtcCAGTTCATGAATATATGAGATGGCCCTGGGCTGTTTTGAGACGGTGTTAGTAGTTATATAATGGTTTGATATATTATACCTTGTGAAATTATTTcgccactacggatcaattcagttTTAGAGTATTATCTATATGATGGTCGActggttagcgtcccagaccatcaatccgaaggtgtgagttcgaatttCACCTGAttcttaaagattttttttgttcatattcaaagttcaattcctgATTCTAAATTTTAAGGGAACCGATcaggatttgatccctgaaccttctgcgcTCGTGGCAGAAGCCgaaaccattaagccacggagccggtacgATACagctctcgtaatttcttagtaACAAAATCATTTTGACCATATATGGGTAAAAAACGATACACTTCTCGTATTTTTTTAgtaacaaaatcaatttaaataaaattaaaaacttttgacgtatcaatattttgtaatttgacGAACTGTACCTTAAATGCCAaatgaaatctaaaaaaagatgctcaaatacagtgtttcttgttcgagggaatcgtattgactaGGGACCTATCTTGTATGgccttgttgctcgattggaaccccgatttgacagttcgattggaaccctgacagtgacatttcgcctctctaTATAGGCTCTCTAGTATTGACATgatacaatgtttgaagtagagatgTTCAGTCATTTGTGTACTTTACGagcaattctaaaaaaatgttataatgtttatttttctagaGGTAATTTTAGGCCAAAAATCTACTTCAACTTTAGACAGttgccaaaatgacaggattaGTTCGAGTTTTTTTCAGCTAAGTCATCGTAAAATATCCCCAAACACaaccattttaacagaatttagtttcattgagaagaacctgagaaattgtaaaattcgtaaaaaacaCTTCAACCAAATCTCACCCCCTAATGtcaccccactgacggtattttaATTACCATTAATCCGTATGTTTtgttatcattttttccagtgcctcaataataaaaaatcttcatttatctcaaatttatttcaaaaataagccataaactaaaaatcaaatttcagttCACAAAGAtaatgcgattttttttgttttcggcaAATTTTAACTCGAAAGAAATCAaccaaattaatttcaaaaaatatattcaaacccTATTTGCAATTTCCACACTCGATAAACAAGGTAAACACAAAGTAAAAGTATTACAATGTAACCAAGGTGGTTCGAAGAACTAGCAAAGAACTTCATCACAGACTTCAATTcaaatctggaaaaaatatgCTTTCTTCTGCCACCACATTCAACAGCTGGCACTTCAGCCGTGAACCCTACATGTTGTGCCATGCTCAATCCTTGACTGCTAAGCACCGGGACTGACAAAAGGTGCAAATACCCACCAAGTACCTGGAAGCAAACCAacggtgtgcgtgtgtgtgtggcaGTGTCATTGTTCGTCCTCCCGAGCCAAGCAAGCATCCTTCCTTCAAGGAGTGCCAGAAACCAGAAAGGAGCATCAgggaaaaagaaaataaaaggtCGTTTTCAGGACAACTAAATTGGTGGTGCCCTCTTCTCCGATCCTCGATTTCTctctcttttcaaaaaactatagTCAATGATTTTCCGAGGAATTTTGCTGCTCCTTTATTCCCTTTGTCTGCTCGGTAATAGATTTTTCAGGCCCGATTGTACCGAGAATTTGTCGGTGAGGCTAAAGGCCCTCCGAAAGGTGTGGAAACAGAACAGGACAGGACAGGGCAGAAGATGAAGATAGAGCCACCCTTCAAAGTGGCTTGTTTCCTTAAAACCGTGGATAATCCTCCGGGAGAGTAGCAAATCGTTAAATTTTGGGTAAACACATTCATTGCTGAGCATtcgatttgctgtttttttttggactTCTATCTTTCGAGGTTTCTTTGTGAAAGCGAATGACAACAAGGAAACAAGGTGCAGTAATAATCTCCGGAAATTTGAGCTCTTATTTTAATTAAGCCAAATCTTATTGAGAGTAAGAACGATTTACCAAAGCGGATAAAAATTCTAATTGGTGTGTTCAGGAAAATTGTTTAACACTATGCATGATCAGCTCCATCTCGATTgactaattgttttttttttttcaaatattttttccatagaTAAACAAAGCATCAACCTTTTAAAAGTATCAAAAGTATATTTagaagcatcgattgcattattattacaaaatcttcattttacgttacttggaataattcaaattgTTACaagaacatcaaaaattataattttattactttaaagtatgtttctgagccaaaacttgagtgaatgttctgccacgtgttcaccgtctgacatggggcgtcgtaattttcagctagccgtcatagcatactaaggacaatgcgtacatttgaagggtgaacccatgttgtccccagacctgtaggatcgattgaacgaaaagcacaaaaatcccatagtaatttccatgtaaacttttaaccgctggggacaggccaattctcaaccaaatgggctgatatttggcatgagagtccctatgggaaTCCtgtactaggggaacctcggtttgcctgattctgagaactttttgttTGGGTGAATCACTCTAATATTACAATATAttcattaaaacatattttggatttcagattatttaaattttattttttgaaaaagaacattttaaaaataataatataaattgCACAATATTATCAAATCGATTACTGTTTGTGTTATTTTAAAACAGTTTGAAAGACCATTTGAATTAGAATCATTTGAATTATGTTTACTTAAACGCTAAATTTATTCACAatatattcaattaaaaaatggaaatcaaCACCCACTGGGCAGCGAAGGTCCCTCCCCTCCGATCATGTCCATCAGATCTTGCAGCGAGTATTCGCTCAGGGCGTCATTAATGGGTGGCATGACGAGCCCTTCCAAAAACTCCGTCACCAGTTGCTGGTTGTCACGGAGAAAGGCCGGCACCGCTGCCTCCACGATGCGGTTGAAGATGAACGTGTTCAGCGGCAGCAGGAACACACCCTCGAACTTGGAGTTCACGGACAGCACGGTTGGCCGCAGCTGGAAGCTGCTGACCGAGATTTTGTCCCCATCGAGGGCCAGCTTGATCGAACCGCCAAGGGTTAGTCCTGGAAAGGGGGTGAATTATGAGTTGATTAACGAAGTAACGTAAGAATGGTGAAGCTTACCATTGACGTTGAAACCAAATTTGCCTCCTCGATTGAATGGAATCAATCCAACAGCCGATCCTCTAGCGTTGTAATGGCCGGTTGTCTTAATGCCATTGAAGAAGAATTCAAAGTCCAGCTGCATTTGCAGCAGCTTAACATTCACATCCACGATATTGAAGTCATTCAATCCATCGATGAACAGATCGTCCAGTTCAGCATCCAAATACAGGAGTCCACTCTGTTCAAACTCGAACTCGGTATGGTTCAGCTCCAGCGGAACCATCACTGGCACTCCAAGTTCCGGAACTCCGCACGGCATAATCTCCTTGAACTGCTCGATGAAACCAATGACCATGTCGTTGATGCTCTCACGGCTGGAAACATTTTCGGAACTTCCAGTGGAAATCAGCCCCACCAGCACGGTTACGATTATCGCAAACTGCTTCATTGCTACCGCGGCCTATCAATCAACAACCCCAATTGAACGTGGAACTGCACATGTCTTCAAATCAGCACGATGCTTAAATAGTGTCCCACTAGCAGTTCTAGGCACGATGGAGTGCTTTAATCTTCGGCTGATAAGGCCCCTGCTGTGGCTAATCAATTGAAGACGAGATGAGAAGCGTGAAGTGTCTGGCATAACATAAATACCTGGGATCCGAGTAAATATCAACTTTAATCGAGTGATCTCTGCAAATGGAACACTTGAAGTG
Coding sequences:
- the LOC120413999 gene encoding uncharacterized protein LOC120413999, whose product is MKQFAIIVTVLVGLISTGSSENVSSRESINDMVIGFIEQFKEIMPCGVPELGVPVMVPLELNHTEFEFEQSGLLYLDAELDDLFIDGLNDFNIVDVNVKLLQMQLDFEFFFNGIKTTGHYNARGSAVGLIPFNRGGKFGFNVNGLTLGGSIKLALDGDKISVSSFQLRPTVLSVNSKFEGVFLLPLNTFIFNRIVEAAVPAFLRDNQQLVTEFLEGLVMPPINDALSEYSLQDLMDMIGGEGPSLPSGC